A region from the Lycium barbarum isolate Lr01 chromosome 8, ASM1917538v2, whole genome shotgun sequence genome encodes:
- the LOC132607550 gene encoding patatin-like protein 3, translating to MATPSVNTISMLDSNMEVDKLTYEIFSILENKFLFGYDDTKNTVTKKETNLSTPFTENKKVNTGKVRILSIDASGSTDGVLAAKSLTHLETTLRQKTGKPDAHIADFFDVVAGSGTGGILAGLLFTRGNDGVPLFTTKQALEFIVENGRKISRSSKTGIFRHVYRPTKVFKKVFGDLTLKDTLKAVLIPCYDLKTGAPFVFSRADAWEMDGCDFTLADVCGATMADRAVDLQSVDGRTKITAVGGGIAMTNPTAAAVTHVLNNKQEFPFANGVEDLLVVSLGNGDSDSGTGNMTSSPATFVKIAGDGTADMVDQAVSMAFGQTRNNNYVRIQGNGIVGKKYQMIKEENKNKSERMKKMVVIAEEMLGQKNVECVLFQGKKLVENSNLDKLKIVASELIKEQERRKTSILPPVVLKHASPSPRTSSATTLSSVSSC from the exons ATGGCAACTCCTTCAGTTAATACAATTTCAATGCTTGATTCCAACATGGAAGTTGATAAACTCACATACGAAATCTTctcaattcttgaaaacaaatTCCTCTTTGGTTATGATGACACAAAAAACACCGTCACCAAAAAAGAGACCAATTTATCAACTCCGTTCACTGAAAACAAAAAAGTCAACACTGGAAAAGTCAGAATTCTCTCAATTGATGCTAGTGGGTCAACTGATGGTGTCTTAGCAGCAAAATCTTTGACTCATTTGGAAACTACCCTTCGTCAAAAAACAGGAAAACCAGATGCCCATATTGCTGATTTTTTCGATGTTGTTGCCGGTTCCGGTACCGGTGGTATACTTGCCGGACTTTTATTTACACGTGGCAATGATGGGGTTCCTTTGTTTACTACAAAACAAGCTTTAGAATTTATAGTTGAGAATGGTCGGAAAATTTCCCGGAGTTCCAAGACTGGTATTTTCCGACATGTTTACCGACCAACAAAAGTGTTTAAGAAAGTGTTTGGTGATTTAACGTTAAAAGATACGTTAAAAGCTGTTTTAATCCCATGTTATGATCTTAAAACGGGTGCACCTTTTGTTTTTTCACGTGCTGATGCATGGGAAATGGACGGTTGTGATTTTACGTTGGCGGATGTATGTGGTGCTACGATGGCTGATCGTGCGGTTGATTTGCAGTCTGTTGATGGTCGTACTAAGATCACAGCCGTTGGTGGTGGAATTGCTATGACTAATCCAACGGCTGCTGCGGTTACACATGTTCTTAATAATAAACAAGAGTTTCCATTTGCTAATGGAGTTGAAGATTTATTGGTTGTTTCTTTGGGAAATGGTGACTCGGATTCCGGTACCGGAAACATGACGTCATCACCGGCGACATTTGTTAAGATTGCCGGAGATGGAACTGCCGACATG GTTGATCAAGCTGTATCAATGGCATTTGGACAAACAAGGAACAATAACTATGTAAGAATTCAAGGAAATGGTATTGTTGGGAAAAAATACCAAATGATTAAAGaggaaaacaagaacaaaagtgAAAGAATGAAGAAAATGGTGGTAATTGCTGAGGAGATGTTAGGTCAAAAGAATGTTGAATGTGTGCTATTTCAAGGGAAGAAACTGGTTGAGAATTCAAATTTAGACAAGTTGAAGATAGTTGCAAGTGAATTGATCAAAGAACAAGAAAGGAGAAAAACTAGCATTTTGCCCCCTGTGGTTTTGAAACATGCATCCCCATCCCCTAGGACATCATCGGCGACAACTTTGTCCTCCGTTTCGTCGTGCTAA
- the LOC132607551 gene encoding PHD finger protein ING2, translated as MAIARTGVFVDDYLEYSSTLPAELQRLLNTIRELDERSQGIINQTRQQTNYCLGIASQSQGSRKNYYDDDEAFEKLRKEIEANQDNALSLCTEKVLLARQAHDIIDSHIKRLDEDLTNFAEDLKQEGKLPADEPPILPPLPLVLKTEKRKAPYITPQSKKFEYRDWDWDRERDRDYDLMPPPGSHKKDFASPLDVDQPIDPNEPTYCVCHQVSFGDMIACDNENCQGGEWFHYTCVGLTPETRFKGKWYCPTCKQSPN; from the exons ATGGCGATTGCAAGAACTGGTGTTTTCGTTGATGATTACTTGGAAT ATTCAAGCACATTGCCTGCTGAGCTTCAAAGGCTTCTTAACACCATTAGAGAACTTGATGAACGTTCTCAAG GAATAATAAATCAGACTAGGCAGCAGACCAATTACTGCCTAGGGATAGCTTCTCAGAGTCAGGGATCAAGGAAaaattattatgatgatgatgaggctTTTGAGAAGCTGAGGAAGGAGATTGAAGCAAACCAGGACAATGCCTTAAGCCTTTGCACTGAGAAGGTTTTACTTGCTCGACAAGCTCATGATATT ATAGATAGCCACATAAAGCGCTTAGATGAAGATCTTACCAACTTTGCTGAAGATCTTAAGCAAG AGGGAAAGCTACCTGCAGATGAACCTCCTATCCTTCCTCCATTACCTTTGGTCCTTAAGACTGAGAAGCGCAAAGCACCGTATATAACACCTCAATCAAAGAAGTTTGAATACAGGGACTGGGATTGGGACCGAGAACGTGACAGAGATTATGATCTTATGCCGCCTCCTGGCAGTCATAAGAAAGATTTTGCTTCTCCTCTTGATGTTGATCAACCCATTGATCCGAATGAACCCACCTACTGTGTGTGCCATCAG GTATCCTTTGGAGATATGATTGCTTGCGACAATGAAAAT TGCCAAGGAGGTGAATGGTTTCACTATACATGTGTTGGGCTCACACCAGAAACAAGATTTAAAGGGAAGTGGTACTGTCCAACATGCAAACAATCACCAAATTGA